Proteins from a genomic interval of Clostridium sp. 'deep sea':
- a CDS encoding PhzF family phenazine biosynthesis protein: MPSYKIYYVDTFTNKAFTGNPAAVCVTNQPLTEVLMQKIAFELNLSETAFTYCLNKPKNLYNIRWYTPITEVCLCGHATLATAHILFNNSYVNSDCVSFYAQYRDLYLHAQKSSYGIALEFPRDTLQEVPTYLKQRLLNCLKLPSNCPIYQGNLTKQIIIEVNNEQVVQNLQPNFKELLSIAYNLTGVAVTAKSISYDFVSRFFDPWEGINEDPVTGSAHTVLAPYWSKKLNKNSLNAKQISSRGGKLKLQLSKQHVYIAGNSITTLKGEILV, translated from the coding sequence ATGCCAAGCTATAAAATATATTATGTAGACACCTTTACAAACAAAGCTTTTACCGGTAATCCAGCAGCAGTTTGTGTTACCAATCAGCCTCTCACCGAAGTCTTAATGCAAAAAATTGCTTTTGAACTTAATTTGTCAGAAACAGCCTTTACTTATTGTCTTAATAAACCTAAAAACTTGTATAATATAAGGTGGTATACACCAATAACTGAAGTATGTTTGTGTGGACATGCTACCTTAGCCACAGCCCATATTTTATTTAATAACAGTTATGTAAATAGCGATTGTGTCAGCTTTTATGCTCAATACAGGGATTTATATTTACATGCCCAAAAAAGTAGTTACGGAATTGCTTTAGAGTTTCCTAGAGACACTTTACAAGAGGTACCTACGTATTTAAAGCAAAGACTACTTAATTGTTTAAAACTGCCTAGTAACTGTCCTATTTATCAAGGTAACCTTACAAAGCAAATTATTATTGAAGTAAATAATGAGCAAGTGGTGCAGAACTTGCAACCAAATTTTAAAGAGTTATTAAGTATAGCCTATAATTTAACAGGTGTAGCTGTTACTGCAAAATCTATAAGCTACGATTTTGTATCGCGTTTTTTCGACCCTTGGGAGGGCATAAATGAAGACCCTGTTACCGGATCTGCTCATACGGTTTTGGCTCCATATTGGAGTAAAAAGTTAAATAAAAATTCCCTAAATGCCAAACAAATATCTTCACGAGGTGGAAAGCTAAAGTTACAATTATCAAAACAACATGTTTATATTGCTGGCAACTCAATAACTACCTTAAAAGGGGAGATTTTAGTTTAA
- a CDS encoding ABC transporter permease, translating to MRTYILKRILLTIPVLIGISVIIFSLVHLAPGDPYSHMISPQIIKTSEDYENMLRAVGYYDPLPVKYFKWTKELAVGNLGYSIHSHEPVSNLIKRRLRNTLLLSIPALILSTIIAIPLGVISATKQYSIFDYLATLLAFIGISIPAFFFALLLVKYVAFDLGIFQLSGMSTIKSGYTGIRLLMDRLSYMVLPITVLTFIQIAGRMRYTRSAMLEVVRQDYIRTARAKGLSERVVIYKHALRNALIPIVTILSLSLAGLLSGAVLTERVFKWPGMGTMVFQAISNRDYPVVMAGTMVLALVLLLANVLADILYAFVDPRIRYD from the coding sequence ATGAGAACTTATATTCTAAAGCGTATTTTATTAACTATACCAGTGTTAATTGGTATTTCAGTAATAATATTCTCTTTGGTGCATCTGGCCCCTGGAGATCCCTATTCGCATATGATTTCACCTCAAATTATAAAAACAAGTGAAGATTATGAAAATATGTTAAGGGCAGTAGGTTATTATGACCCGTTGCCTGTTAAGTACTTTAAATGGACTAAGGAGTTAGCCGTAGGAAATTTAGGCTATTCTATTCACTCTCACGAACCAGTTAGTAATTTAATAAAGAGGCGTTTAAGAAATACTTTGTTATTATCAATACCAGCCCTTATTTTAAGCACTATCATCGCAATTCCTTTGGGGGTAATATCTGCCACTAAGCAGTATTCAATCTTTGATTATTTAGCGACCCTCTTAGCATTTATTGGTATATCGATACCTGCATTTTTCTTTGCGTTGTTATTGGTTAAATATGTTGCCTTTGATTTAGGCATATTTCAGCTCTCCGGTATGTCAACCATAAAGAGTGGTTATACCGGTATTAGGTTGTTGATGGACAGACTTAGCTATATGGTTTTACCAATAACTGTTTTAACCTTTATTCAAATAGCTGGTCGTATGAGATATACTAGATCAGCCATGTTAGAGGTGGTTAGGCAAGACTATATACGAACTGCTAGAGCCAAAGGTTTATCTGAAAGAGTGGTTATTTATAAACATGCTTTAAGAAATGCATTAATACCAATTGTAACTATTTTGAGCCTGTCTTTAGCTGGTCTTTTATCTGGAGCAGTTTTAACTGAACGGGTATTTAAATGGCCAGGCATGGGCACCATGGTTTTTCAAGCAATTTCTAATAGAGACTACCCTGTAGTTATGGCAGGTACTATGGTGTTGGCCTTAGTGTTGCTTCTTGCCAATGTGTTAGCGGATATCTTATATGCCTTTGTAGACCCTCGCATAAGATATGATTAA
- a CDS encoding DMT family transporter, translated as MKAKSDNKNVAILFMILAAFLFTVMQLFIKLTPRIPVFEKLFFRNSIGLLITFFLLKKNNVSVLGKKENRKLLVLRGCFGVGGGIAYFISVTNLPMADASIIYNLNPFFVTLFAVLCLKEKLKKPQIAALLITFFGALLVIKPQFSADTIPALIGFVGSIFMGAAYTVLRQLKGKEHPSTAVFYFCLFSTLASIPFMFFNYKVPNRWEILTLISIGFFSVAGQFALTYAYKNAPASEVSIFNYTSIIMSVIFGALVWHEFPDFLTLLGAFIIVGVAVTLYVSERVANKKLKGVNHISS; from the coding sequence ATGAAAGCAAAGTCCGACAATAAAAATGTCGCGATACTATTCATGATTCTTGCAGCTTTTCTGTTTACTGTGATGCAATTGTTTATAAAGCTAACTCCACGCATACCAGTATTTGAAAAATTATTTTTTAGAAACTCTATTGGTTTACTAATTACATTTTTTTTGCTGAAAAAAAACAATGTATCAGTATTAGGTAAGAAGGAAAACAGAAAGTTGTTAGTTTTAAGAGGTTGCTTTGGGGTTGGGGGAGGCATTGCCTATTTTATTAGTGTAACTAATTTACCAATGGCAGATGCCTCAATAATTTATAATCTAAACCCGTTTTTTGTTACCCTATTTGCAGTTTTATGTTTAAAAGAAAAGCTTAAAAAACCACAAATTGCAGCTTTGCTGATAACATTTTTTGGTGCACTATTAGTTATAAAACCTCAGTTTAGTGCTGATACGATACCGGCATTAATAGGGTTTGTTGGTTCTATATTTATGGGAGCAGCTTATACAGTGTTAAGACAATTAAAGGGTAAAGAACATCCTTCTACAGCAGTATTTTATTTTTGCTTGTTCTCTACCTTGGCTTCTATACCATTCATGTTCTTCAATTATAAAGTACCAAATAGGTGGGAGATTTTAACTCTAATAAGCATCGGATTTTTTTCTGTAGCTGGTCAATTTGCTTTAACTTATGCTTATAAAAATGCTCCTGCCTCAGAGGTATCAATTTTTAACTATACCTCAATAATAATGTCAGTAATTTTTGGGGCGTTGGTTTGGCATGAGTTCCCTGATTTTTTAACATTGTTAGGTGCTTTTATTATTGTTGGAGTTGCAGTTACCTTATATGTAAGTGAAAGAGTTGCAAATAAAAAACTAAAGGGGGTTAATCATATTTCATCCTAA
- a CDS encoding phage holin family protein translates to MSRFLQAQISLIAAIITFALGGCTFIIKALLAIMALDYLSGVISAAYHGKLSSNIGVKGISKKLLIIILVSVAHLIDGILGLEFLVRNTVIYFYMSNEVISILENSIKLGLPVPKILVKICDEFNDNNLFNTIHKNK, encoded by the coding sequence GTGAGTAGATTTTTACAAGCTCAAATATCCCTTATTGCTGCTATCATAACATTTGCTTTAGGCGGTTGTACCTTTATTATAAAAGCGTTATTAGCAATAATGGCCTTAGATTATTTATCTGGAGTTATTTCTGCTGCTTATCATGGTAAGTTGAGTAGTAATATAGGAGTTAAAGGAATATCTAAGAAATTATTAATTATAATTTTAGTAAGTGTGGCTCATTTAATTGATGGAATTTTAGGATTAGAATTTTTAGTAAGAAACACAGTTATATATTTTTATATGTCTAATGAAGTTATCTCTATTTTAGAAAATAGCATAAAACTGGGACTACCTGTACCTAAAATTTTGGTGAAAATTTGTGATGAGTTTAATGATAATAATTTGTTTAATACAATTCACAAAAATAAATAA
- a CDS encoding ABC transporter substrate-binding protein, producing MKRNLGVVLMVFVMMFSLLVGCDNATDPVGKDQQKIITIAQWNPPTGEFHPSYGEAVYDSKVYGLIFDSLVDMNEKKEFIPVLASSWQFSEDNLSCTFKLREGIKWHDGEEFNAEDIKYTFMSIGHPDYTGPRYSNVSNILGMEAYHEGESDNVEGIEIIDPYTVKITTESLYAPFLSNIGGTTIVAEHIFGDIPIADMKSHTDLFQNPVGTSAFKLESFEPDQYASLVKNEEYWQGCPKIDGIVIKAVNQDLAIAHLLKGDIDIIEINDFNPDDMATYAENNINIVEGLDLGFQYIGFNHTKETFQNKKLRQAFAHAIDRQGVVDSLLYGKGIVANNPYSPASWACPPLDTLKNYEYNPEKAISLMQEAGYTYEDGIMKKPNGKQLEIDFVYPSGNQIREQYCAIAEQNLAAIGVKMNMEIMEFATLRQRCKDGKFDMFAIGFTLGMDGDHMGIWAEGAPFNFPRYSPKKCIDLLDKGLSYADVEKRQEAYFEWAQFMNEEQPIIWMYNPIKGRAVAPRVKNIKYFNDSIYYDVHLWDIE from the coding sequence ATGAAAAGAAACTTAGGTGTTGTGTTAATGGTTTTTGTTATGATGTTCTCTTTACTTGTGGGCTGTGATAATGCTACAGATCCCGTTGGTAAAGATCAGCAGAAAATAATAACAATTGCCCAATGGAATCCACCTACTGGTGAGTTTCATCCATCGTATGGAGAGGCTGTATATGATAGTAAAGTGTATGGTTTAATATTCGACTCTTTAGTTGATATGAATGAAAAAAAGGAGTTTATACCTGTTTTAGCTAGTAGCTGGCAATTTTCTGAGGATAATTTATCTTGTACATTTAAGCTACGCGAGGGTATAAAATGGCACGATGGTGAAGAGTTTAATGCCGAAGATATTAAATACACCTTTATGTCTATAGGTCATCCAGACTATACAGGTCCACGCTATTCCAATGTATCAAACATTTTAGGAATGGAGGCCTATCATGAAGGTGAAAGTGATAATGTTGAGGGCATTGAAATAATTGACCCATACACAGTCAAGATTACTACTGAAAGCCTATATGCTCCATTTTTAAGTAATATAGGTGGAACAACTATAGTTGCAGAGCATATTTTTGGAGATATTCCAATAGCAGATATGAAATCGCATACAGATTTATTTCAAAATCCTGTTGGAACAAGTGCCTTTAAGCTGGAATCTTTTGAACCAGATCAATACGCATCTTTAGTTAAAAATGAAGAGTATTGGCAAGGCTGTCCTAAAATTGATGGAATTGTTATAAAGGCTGTAAACCAAGATTTAGCTATTGCCCATTTACTTAAGGGCGATATCGATATTATTGAAATAAACGACTTTAATCCAGATGATATGGCTACATATGCAGAAAATAATATTAATATTGTAGAGGGTTTAGACTTAGGTTTTCAATACATAGGTTTTAATCATACCAAAGAGACCTTCCAAAATAAAAAGCTACGCCAAGCCTTTGCGCATGCAATTGATCGACAAGGAGTCGTAGATTCATTACTTTATGGTAAGGGTATTGTTGCTAATAACCCATATTCACCTGCATCATGGGCCTGCCCTCCATTAGATACTTTAAAGAATTATGAGTATAACCCTGAAAAAGCTATTAGCTTAATGCAAGAAGCTGGTTATACATACGAAGATGGCATTATGAAAAAGCCAAACGGTAAACAGTTAGAGATTGACTTTGTGTATCCATCTGGCAACCAAATTAGAGAGCAGTATTGTGCAATTGCAGAGCAAAACTTAGCTGCTATTGGCGTTAAAATGAATATGGAAATAATGGAGTTCGCTACCCTCCGACAGAGATGTAAAGATGGTAAATTTGACATGTTTGCAATAGGATTTACTCTAGGTATGGATGGAGACCATATGGGTATATGGGCTGAAGGTGCTCCCTTTAACTTCCCAAGATATTCTCCTAAAAAATGTATTGACTTGTTAGATAAAGGTTTATCTTATGCAGATGTAGAGAAGCGTCAAGAGGCGTATTTTGAGTGGGCACAATTCATGAATGAAGAGCAACCAATTATTTGGATGTATAACCCTATTAAAGGCAGAGCAGTTGCTCCTAGAGTTAAGAATATTAAGTATTTTAACGATAGCATTTATTATGATGTTCACCTTTGGGATATAGAATAA
- a CDS encoding GNAT family N-acetyltransferase translates to MFFARKATETEKLLIKEWLTTENLPTTDIFNENIVFLLGELDDELVACGGLELYDDVAIMRGLYVKPSFRKGNLGETIARGLINLADKRSVKYIYTLIDDDNMAYFLAKMRYVPCECTDLIKAVPSSNITQYKNKAKAWCLDIDLFFKNSCCSKH, encoded by the coding sequence ATGTTTTTTGCTCGAAAAGCAACCGAAACAGAGAAACTATTAATTAAAGAGTGGTTGACGACCGAAAACCTTCCAACCACAGATATTTTTAATGAAAATATTGTTTTTTTATTAGGTGAATTGGATGATGAACTTGTAGCCTGTGGTGGTTTAGAGCTATATGATGATGTTGCAATAATGAGAGGATTATATGTTAAACCTAGTTTTAGAAAAGGTAATTTAGGAGAAACAATTGCTAGAGGTTTAATAAATTTAGCAGATAAAAGGTCTGTTAAATATATTTACACCTTAATTGATGATGATAATATGGCTTACTTTTTAGCAAAAATGAGATACGTACCTTGTGAATGTACAGACCTTATTAAGGCTGTTCCTAGTAGTAATATCACTCAATACAAAAACAAAGCCAAAGCTTGGTGTTTAGATATTGATTTGTTTTTTAAAAATTCGTGTTGCTCAAAACACTAG
- a CDS encoding ABC transporter ATP-binding protein: MSVNILKMRNLVTSFNTSEGKVVAVNGVDIDIEEGKVLGVVGESGCGKSVTSLSIMKLLPKENGFIEEGSIEFNGQDIVTLSEYEMQSIRGNDIAMIFQEPMTALNPVLRIGEQIGETLDIHQNIKLKSSENKERCIELLNLVGIPRAEQIINEYPHQLSGGMRQRVMIAMALSCKPKLLIADEPTTALDVTIQAQVLDLIRQLKDQLDMSIMFITHDLGVIAEMADKVVVMYAGKIVEKADTYNLFTNPQHPYTKGLLASRPDTLSRSEKLRCIKGMVPSPLNMPKGCAFAPRCDYCQDKCLVEMPELKNYKKNHSVRCWLMDQGGLGNE, from the coding sequence ATGAGTGTTAATATACTAAAAATGAGAAACTTAGTTACTAGCTTTAATACCTCCGAAGGTAAAGTAGTTGCTGTAAATGGCGTAGATATAGATATAGAAGAGGGCAAAGTTTTAGGAGTTGTAGGAGAGTCAGGTTGCGGAAAATCTGTTACTAGCTTATCAATAATGAAACTATTGCCTAAAGAAAATGGTTTTATAGAAGAGGGCAGCATTGAATTTAATGGCCAAGACATTGTAACGTTAAGTGAGTATGAAATGCAGAGCATTAGAGGTAATGATATTGCCATGATTTTTCAAGAGCCTATGACAGCCCTTAACCCTGTATTAAGAATAGGTGAGCAAATAGGAGAAACACTAGATATTCATCAAAATATAAAGCTAAAAAGCTCTGAAAATAAAGAAAGATGTATTGAATTACTTAACCTGGTAGGAATACCAAGAGCCGAGCAAATCATAAATGAATATCCCCATCAGTTATCTGGTGGTATGCGGCAGCGTGTAATGATTGCCATGGCCTTGAGCTGCAAACCTAAGTTATTAATAGCAGATGAACCTACAACAGCCTTAGATGTAACTATTCAAGCCCAGGTTTTAGACTTAATAAGACAGCTAAAAGATCAACTAGATATGTCTATAATGTTTATTACTCATGATCTGGGAGTAATAGCAGAAATGGCGGATAAAGTAGTGGTAATGTATGCCGGAAAAATTGTAGAAAAAGCAGATACATATAATCTTTTTACTAATCCCCAGCACCCGTATACAAAAGGGCTGTTAGCCTCACGTCCTGATACCCTTAGCCGTAGCGAAAAATTGCGTTGTATAAAGGGTATGGTTCCGTCCCCTTTAAACATGCCAAAGGGCTGTGCCTTTGCTCCTCGCTGTGATTATTGTCAAGATAAATGCTTGGTAGAGATGCCAGAGCTAAAAAATTATAAAAAAAATCATAGTGTGCGTTGTTGGTTAATGGATCAAGGAGGCCTAGGAAATGAGTAA
- the opp4C gene encoding oligopeptide ABC transporter permease encodes MSVKLDTKKSIPIEHGLSPWAIGFKRIKKNKMALLALAILSLLVLIAIFAPFITKYERDAVHPDSRYLPPSKDHLLGTDELGRDVLTRLIYGARASLSVGLVATSIAMIIGVVLGSISGYYGGWIDNVIMRLVDIIMCFPFFLMAIVIASMIGQSIYTVMVVTGLLSWPSLARIVRAEILSIKEREFVEAARALGLKTKHIIVSHILPNAIAVIIVYVTLGIAGGILSEAGLSYLGLGVKPPQPSWGNMLRSAESFRSLTKHPWLWVPPGILIFITVLSINIFGDGLRDALDPKLKR; translated from the coding sequence ATGAGTGTAAAACTAGATACTAAAAAATCAATACCCATAGAACATGGCTTGTCTCCTTGGGCAATTGGTTTTAAGAGAATTAAAAAAAATAAAATGGCTTTATTAGCTTTAGCTATATTAAGTTTATTAGTATTAATTGCTATATTTGCACCTTTTATAACTAAATATGAAAGAGATGCTGTACATCCAGACAGTAGATATTTGCCACCGAGTAAAGATCATCTTTTAGGAACAGATGAACTAGGTCGAGATGTTTTAACTCGATTAATTTATGGAGCAAGAGCATCACTTAGTGTAGGTTTAGTTGCTACCTCAATTGCCATGATAATAGGAGTTGTTCTTGGTTCAATCTCTGGCTATTACGGTGGGTGGATAGACAATGTAATTATGAGGTTAGTAGATATAATTATGTGTTTCCCATTCTTTTTAATGGCCATTGTAATTGCCTCTATGATAGGTCAAAGTATCTATACCGTTATGGTTGTTACAGGGTTACTTAGCTGGCCGAGCCTGGCAAGAATAGTAAGAGCTGAAATACTATCTATTAAAGAGCGAGAATTTGTTGAAGCAGCTAGGGCTTTAGGACTAAAAACAAAGCATATTATTGTTAGTCATATTTTACCAAATGCTATTGCTGTTATTATTGTTTATGTAACTTTAGGTATAGCAGGAGGAATACTAAGTGAGGCTGGCTTGAGTTATCTTGGGTTGGGTGTAAAGCCACCGCAGCCTAGCTGGGGAAATATGTTAAGATCTGCAGAAAGCTTTAGGTCTTTAACAAAACACCCTTGGTTATGGGTTCCCCCTGGTATACTAATCTTTATTACAGTTTTATCAATAAATATCTTTGGAGACGGGCTAAGAGACGCCCTCGACCCTAAATTAAAGCGCTAG
- a CDS encoding ABC transporter ATP-binding protein, with translation MSKALVEVKNLKKYFPITGGVFSKKIGEVKAVDGVSFNINKGEIYGLVGESGCGKSTTGRTILNLLNPTQGSVKFNGKTLYDVEKKVAINKQEMRNLRKDMQIIFQDPFASLDPRMNVGAIISEGLICHKLASKTEALNRARELLELCGLPSSNIKKYPHEFSGGQRQRISIARSLALNPQFIIGDEPIAALDVSVQAQILMLLQDLKEKMDLTYLFISHDLGVIKYFCDKIAVMYLGSFVEVGTSEELFNNPKHPYTKVLLSAMPVIDITQKKERIILQGDVPSPANPPTGCKFHTRCPYAMDICSKEIPKQTKLSESHYYHCHLDQ, from the coding sequence ATGAGTAAAGCTTTAGTTGAGGTTAAAAATCTAAAAAAATATTTCCCTATAACAGGTGGGGTATTCTCAAAAAAAATTGGTGAAGTTAAGGCCGTAGATGGAGTAAGTTTTAACATTAATAAGGGAGAAATTTACGGACTTGTTGGAGAGTCAGGATGCGGAAAATCTACTACAGGTAGAACAATACTTAACCTTTTAAACCCTACTCAGGGTTCAGTAAAGTTTAATGGTAAAACCCTTTACGATGTGGAGAAAAAAGTAGCAATCAATAAGCAAGAAATGAGAAATTTAAGAAAGGATATGCAAATTATTTTTCAGGACCCCTTTGCTTCGTTAGACCCTCGTATGAACGTGGGGGCTATTATCTCTGAGGGTTTAATATGCCATAAGCTTGCTTCTAAAACAGAGGCTTTAAACAGAGCAAGAGAGTTACTAGAGCTATGTGGTTTGCCTTCATCTAATATTAAAAAATATCCTCATGAGTTTAGTGGTGGCCAGCGTCAAAGAATAAGTATAGCACGTTCGTTAGCCCTTAATCCCCAGTTTATCATTGGAGACGAGCCTATAGCAGCGTTAGATGTTTCTGTTCAGGCTCAAATTTTAATGTTATTGCAGGATTTAAAAGAAAAAATGGATTTAACATATTTGTTTATCTCTCATGATTTAGGGGTAATTAAATATTTTTGTGACAAAATAGCAGTAATGTACTTGGGATCATTTGTAGAGGTAGGCACAAGCGAAGAGTTATTTAATAACCCTAAACACCCCTATACTAAGGTATTACTGTCTGCAATGCCAGTAATTGATATTACCCAAAAAAAAGAGCGTATTATTTTACAAGGCGATGTACCAAGTCCTGCAAATCCACCGACAGGCTGCAAATTTCACACGAGATGTCCCTATGCTATGGATATATGTTCTAAAGAAATTCCTAAGCAGACTAAACTTAGTGAAAGCCACTATTATCACTGCCATTTGGATCAGTAA
- a CDS encoding ABC transporter substrate-binding protein, with translation MKTLKIKRLKVLIAITLFVTILSACGNEATSVDNQNQPLIILQGVDATSLDPAMHSDTPSSNVEYQIFDTLIKRSSDMHLKPSIANSWKMINDTTWKLTIRDDVKFHNGETLTAEDVKFSIERIIDPKNKSPRMSHYNIIKDVILEENNSIIIKTKQPYPVLLSRLSDLRIVPKKYLQEVGNEQFAVKPIGSGPYKLKEWQRDEFINLVAYEQYWDGCPEIKEVVFKPVPESSARVMSLRAKEADIITNLPPHQVTELKQSAGVDSVSVDSTRVMFMSITTNRKNVKDIRVRQALNYAIDKQSIINNILEKSAVKSDQIISKFDLGFNNNLTEIDYNPQKAKQLLKDAGYEKGLKITMKSPSGRYLMDKEVAEAVKLQLEAVGIEVELTFEEFGTYVTKIISGTMDADVWLIGWGSSTFDAGTTLKQWLYTPNKTAYYRVSKETNNHIDSLLEEALMTMEEVRRAEIYYDIIQQVHNDSAFINLYQQKDLYGVSDRVKFSPRSDELIDVKSIKWKK, from the coding sequence ATGAAAACATTAAAAATAAAAAGACTTAAAGTATTAATAGCAATAACATTGTTCGTAACCATTTTAAGTGCCTGTGGTAATGAAGCAACAAGTGTAGATAATCAAAATCAACCCTTAATAATACTGCAAGGCGTAGATGCAACGAGTTTAGATCCTGCAATGCACTCAGATACACCTAGCAGCAATGTTGAGTATCAAATATTTGATACACTCATTAAGCGTAGTTCGGATATGCATTTAAAGCCTAGTATAGCAAACTCATGGAAAATGATAAATGACACTACCTGGAAACTAACAATTAGAGATGATGTAAAATTCCATAATGGAGAAACATTAACAGCAGAAGATGTTAAGTTTTCTATAGAAAGAATAATAGATCCTAAAAATAAAAGCCCTAGAATGAGCCATTATAATATCATTAAGGATGTAATTTTAGAAGAAAACAATAGCATAATAATAAAAACTAAGCAGCCTTATCCAGTACTGTTAAGTAGATTGTCCGACTTAAGAATTGTACCCAAAAAATACTTACAAGAGGTTGGTAATGAGCAGTTTGCAGTTAAACCCATAGGCAGTGGGCCCTATAAATTAAAAGAGTGGCAAAGAGATGAATTTATTAACTTAGTTGCATATGAGCAGTACTGGGATGGCTGCCCTGAGATTAAAGAAGTAGTATTTAAACCAGTGCCAGAATCATCAGCCAGAGTAATGTCGTTAAGGGCTAAAGAAGCTGATATTATAACAAATTTACCACCCCATCAGGTAACAGAGCTAAAGCAGTCAGCTGGAGTAGATAGTGTAAGTGTAGATAGTACTAGAGTAATGTTTATGAGCATAACTACAAATCGTAAAAATGTTAAAGATATTAGAGTAAGGCAGGCTCTAAACTATGCCATCGACAAACAAAGTATCATAAATAACATACTAGAAAAATCAGCAGTAAAAAGTGATCAAATAATTAGTAAGTTTGATCTTGGATTTAATAATAATCTTACTGAAATAGATTATAATCCCCAAAAGGCAAAACAACTTCTTAAAGATGCTGGCTATGAAAAGGGTTTAAAAATTACTATGAAATCTCCTTCTGGGAGATACTTAATGGATAAGGAAGTAGCAGAAGCTGTAAAATTGCAGCTTGAGGCTGTTGGCATAGAAGTAGAGCTAACATTTGAAGAATTTGGAACTTATGTAACTAAAATAATTAGTGGCACAATGGATGCCGATGTATGGCTTATTGGTTGGGGCAGTAGTACTTTTGATGCCGGAACAACCCTTAAACAGTGGCTTTATACGCCAAATAAAACCGCCTACTATCGGGTAAGCAAAGAAACTAATAATCATATAGATAGCTTACTAGAAGAAGCATTAATGACCATGGAAGAGGTTAGAAGGGCTGAAATTTATTACGATATAATTCAGCAGGTTCATAACGACAGTGCCTTTATAAATCTGTACCAGCAAAAAGACCTATATGGTGTAAGTGATAGAGTTAAATTCTCACCTCGAAGTGATGAGCTAATAGATGTTAAAAGCATAAAATGGAAAAAATAA